In Ctenopharyngodon idella isolate HZGC_01 chromosome 1, HZGC01, whole genome shotgun sequence, a single genomic region encodes these proteins:
- the LOC127503889 gene encoding probable E3 ubiquitin-protein ligase HERC3 isoform X3 encodes MLCYWGAQVREGFGLLQPDKVKHGKNDIRSMCPKSAVQDMSAGRSFVGFIRNGKVSVLRLRDEDYNHDGKLKQLQLKKNDKIRSIVCGGAGAVLLANGGRVLIMDKSTVCRPLKGLGNRQVIQIACGDQHSMALTKDGQLFVWGENSHGQLGLKKEHPGSPSAQQVKSLCGIPLAQISAGGDHSFVLSLSGVVFGWGKNSAGQLGLGDTTDRHVPVVVNSLNRKKTVSISCGGEHTATLSKFMFQGGTVFTFGSGGFGQLGHNSFKDEHHPRVVAELWGSKVSQVTCGRHHTLVSVSSSKLIYSFGCGMQGQLGNGEMIKQSVPLPVDLSNECDHEYTFEKLIAGENHSFALFLKEVGNEVEKPKSNPSREILTLNDRMIDCWMSESDANSWKAITKEINTVFSSAASLNGSFLKTSCDEHYQTSVENCGLDFDLVKTSFAKLSNNERLISEVVKVVQQKLLPSLNPNPTGVEALRLYLLLPELIRGLQEQQRTELTGALASKILQLNPAACKVLEMYWSKLPDDYLKNLVDLFKKESAILIDLIAFGFINWNIPRRLQKLVQILHMVYKACCSTNRDITKIDFIIHEIIYLHYVLHAANEDLKDCWWRSDFDLFLAFQHYYDTTLNKLKSYPYMFNLGAKCNFLKNRKWQGSFELTLSRTALLEDCFHQLRTADPSLDLRRNWLLVLYKEDVSKRTAVNKKDFFLNVFQELCAPESQMLMYNDNNTVSWFPTKVYKIKQLGMQTASTNICERMGRSQELSEFKRGTVIGCHLCSKFICEISSLLNIPRSTVSGIITKWKQLGTTATQPRSGRPRKITERGQRTLRRTVMNQASLSGNPMDESGFGGCQENGTCLTALCQVFGGGRIMVWGCFSGVGLGPLAPVKGTLNASAYQDILDNFMLPTLWEQFGDGPFLFQHDCAPVHKARSIKTWMSEFVVEELDWPAQSPDLNPTQHLWDELERRLRARPSRQHHCLTSQTRF; translated from the exons ATGTTGTGCTACTGGGGAGCTCAGGTCAGAGAGGGCTTCGGTCTGTTACAGCCTGACAAAGTCAAACATGGCAAAAATGATATTCGATCCATGTGTCCGAAATCAGCAGTTCAGGACATGTCAGCTGGAAGGAGTTTTGTTGGTTTCATCCGGAATGGAAAGGTCTCGGTCTTGAGATTGCGCGATGAAGACTATAATCACGATGGAAAACTAA AGCAACTACAGCTAAAAAAGAATGACAAAATCAGATCGATTGTCTGTGGAGGAGCTGGTGCGGTTCTTCTTGCTAATGGAGGAAGAGTTCTCATTATGGACAAATCTACTGTGTGCAG GCCTCTCAAAGGTCTGGGAAACAGGCAGGTGATTCAGATCGCATGTGGAGACCAGCATTCAATGGCACTAACCAAGG ATGGTCAGTTGTTCGTATGGGGTGAAAACTCTCACGGTCAGCTGGGTTTGAAGAAAGAACATCCCGGCTCTCCGTCAGCTCAACAGGTGAAGAGTCTGTGTGGGATCCCACTGGCTCAGATCAGCGCTGGAGGAGACCACAGCTTTGTGTTGTCTCTCTCTGGAGTCGTGTTCGGATGGGGAAAGAACTCGGCTGGACAGCTGGGCCTCGGAGACACTACAG ACAGACACGTCCCAGTGGTTGTAAATAGTCTGAACCGAAAGAAAACTGTGTCCATCTCATGTGGAGGAGAACACACTGCCACTTTATCAAAG ttTATGTTTCAGGGTGGCACAGTATTCACATTTGGATCAGGAGGTTTTGGTCAGCTTGGGCACAACTCGTTTAAAGATGAACATCATCCGCGGGTGGTTGCTGAACTGTGGGGATCTAAAGTGTCACAGGTCACATGTGGGAG aCATCACACACTTGTGTCAGTCTCATCATCAAAGCTGATCTATTCATTTGGATGTGGGATGCAAGGGCAGCTGGGAAATGGAGAAATGATCAAGCAGTCTGTGCCTTTACCGGTGGATCTGTCAAACG AATGTGATCATGAATATACATTTGAAAAACTCATCGCTGGGGAGAATCATTCCTTTGCCTTGTTTTTAAAA GAAGTTGGAAATGAGGTAGAAAAGCCCAAATCCAATCCAAGCAGAGAGATTTTGACATTAAATGACAGAATGATTGACTGCTGGATGTCCGAAAGTGATGCAAATTCATGGAAAGCCATTACGAA GGAAATAAACACAGTGTTCTCCTCTGCTGCCTCTCTGAATGGAAGTTTTCTCAAAACAAG TTGTGACGAACATTATCAGACGTCTGTGGAGAATTGTGGGTTGGATTTTGATCTGGTTAAAACATCCTTTGCAAAGTTATCAAACAATGAAAGGTTGATCTCAGAG GTAGTGAAGGTGGTTCAGCAGAAACTGCTGCCATCTCTGAATCCAAATCCAACTGGTGTTGAAGCTCTGAGACTTTACCTTCTCCTCCCTGAGCTCATCAGAGGACTCCAGGAACAACAAAGAACTGAACTCACTGGAGCACTGGCCTCCAAAATCCTTCAGTTGAATCCAGCTGCTTGCAAGGTGTTAG AGATGTACTGGTCCAAGCTCCCTGATGATTATCTCAAGAACTTGGTggacttatttaaaaaagagtCTGCTATTTTAATTGACTTGATTGCATTTGGATTTATAAACTGGAACATACCAAGACGTCTGCAGAAACTTGTGCAGATCCTTCATATGGTCTATAAG GCCTGCTGCAGTACCAACAGAGACATCACAAAGATTGATTTCATCATTCACGAGATTATTTATCTGCACTATGT GCTGCATGCTGCTAATGAAGATTTGAAGGATTGTTGGTGGAGGAGTGACTTTGATTTATTTCTGGCATTTCAACACTACTATGAT ACAACTTTAAACAAACTTAAATCATACCCATACATGTTCAACCTGGGGGCCAAATgtaattttctgaaaaacagaaaatggcaG GGAAGTTTTGAGCTTACTCTGAGTCGCACAGCGCTGCTGGAGGATTGTTTCCATCAGCTGAGAACAGCCGATCCATCACTAGATCTCAGAAGAAACTGGCTGTTG GTGCTTTACAAGGAGGATGTGAGCAAAAGAACAGCTGTGAACAAGAAGGACTTTTTTCTCAATGTGTTTCAAGAGCTTTGTGCACCAGAGTCTCAGATGCTCATGTACAATGACAACAACACTGTGAGCTGGTTTCCCACAAAA gtgtataaaatcaagcaactaggcatgcagactgcttctacaaacatttgtgaaagaatgggtcgctctcaggagctcagtgaattcaagcgtggtaccgtgataggttgccacctgtgcagtaagttcatttgtgaaatttcctcactactaaatattccacggtcaactgttagtgggatcataacaaagtggaagcaattgggaacaacagcaactcagccacgaagtggtaggccacgtaaaatcacagagagGGGTCAGCGCacgctgaggcgcacagtgatGAATCaagcttctctgtctggcaatccgatggatgagtctgggtttggcggttgccaggagaacggtacttgcctgactgcattgtgccaagtgtttGGTGGAGGgaggattatggtgtggggttgtttttcaggggttgggcttggccccttagctccagtgaaaggaactcttaatgcttcagcataccaagacattttggacaatttcatgctcccaactttgtgggaacagtttggggatggccccttcctgttccaacatgactgtgcaccagtgcacaaagcaaggtccataaagacatggatgagtgagtttgttgtggaggaacttgactggcctgcacagagtcctgacctcaacccgacacaaca